The genomic region GTCTGGTTCGCGTGATCGATGATCGTGTAACTCGCACCATTGGGCAATGTTTCGCGGTAGGCGGGCAACTCGTAGACCTCGCGGCCGCTGGGCAGGCGGGTGCGGTAGTCCTCGAAGTCTTCCAGGCACGGCTTCTGGAACCCGCCGGCATCGCACATCAGCTTGTCCTCGACCGGCAATTGCACCGGCATCTCGGGACGCTGCGGTACGGGCTTGCCGTTGAGGACGATCTGGCCGTTGATCACCGCAATCCGGTCGCCGGGCAGGGCGACCACGCGCTTGATCAGGTCTTCCTTGCGGTTGCGCGGCACGACGATGACGATGTCGCCGTACTCGGGCGTGCGGCCCAGGATCCGCCAGTCGCCGCGCGGGAGCAGGTGGAAGCTGATCGACGACCAGTCCCAGCCGTACGGGTATTTGCTCACCACCAAGCGGTCTCCGACCAGCAGGTTGGGCATCATCGAGATCGAGGGGATGTAGAACGGCTTGGCAAGGAAGCTGTGGAAGCCCAGAACCGCCAGCAGCATCAGCGCAAGCCCGCGCAGTTCGCGTGGCCAGTCGACCCGGTCGGGTCCGCTGCGCGTGGCCGGATCGCCTGCCGGAATATCATCGTGCAAGGCGGCCTCGGCGTTGATGTTGCTCATGGGTTGGGCAGGGATCCTATGCGCGGCGCGCTTCAATGATGACAAAGGCCTGTGCCCATGGATGATCGTCGGTGAGGGTAAGATGAACCACAGCCTCGTATCCTTCCGGCACGAGCGTGGCGAGCCGGGCGGCGGCCCCGCCGGTGAGCGCCAGGGTCGGCGCGCCCGAGGGCGCGTTGACGACGCCGATGTCCTTCATGAACACCCCCGCCTTGAAGCCGGTGCCCACCGCCTTGGAGAACGCCTCCTTGGCCGCGAAGCGCTTGGCGAGGGTGCCGGCGATCGTGTGCGGCCGACGCGCTGCCTTCTTGCGCTCGACCTCGGTGAAGACGCGGTTGAGGAAGCGATCGCCGAAGCGGTCGAGCGACGCCTGGATGCGCTCGATGTTGCACAGGTCAGAGCCGAGGCCGATGATCATTCTTGTCCTCCCCGTACCGGGGAGGACAGATCCCGTAATTTTCACCGCACCGCGTCCATCAGCTCGCGCATCTTGGTGACGCTCGCCTCCAAGCCGCAGAAGATCGCCTCGCCAATGAGGTAATGTCCGATGT from Novosphingobium sp. 9U harbors:
- the acpS gene encoding holo-ACP synthase; protein product: MIIGLGSDLCNIERIQASLDRFGDRFLNRVFTEVERKKAARRPHTIAGTLAKRFAAKEAFSKAVGTGFKAGVFMKDIGVVNAPSGAPTLALTGGAAARLATLVPEGYEAVVHLTLTDDHPWAQAFVIIEARRA
- the lepB gene encoding signal peptidase I, translated to MSNINAEAALHDDIPAGDPATRSGPDRVDWPRELRGLALMLLAVLGFHSFLAKPFYIPSISMMPNLLVGDRLVVSKYPYGWDWSSISFHLLPRGDWRILGRTPEYGDIVIVVPRNRKEDLIKRVVALPGDRIAVINGQIVLNGKPVPQRPEMPVQLPVEDKLMCDAGGFQKPCLEDFEDYRTRLPSGREVYELPAYRETLPNGASYTIIDHANQTLDHFPEIMVPEGHVFLMGDNRDHSADSRMPLWGNGLGGPVPLSDIGGRAEFITFSLDGSQSWNPLSWLRALRTGRAGSSLRPPLQPVAAAPRSAT